In a genomic window of Chrysemys picta bellii isolate R12L10 chromosome 1, ASM1138683v2, whole genome shotgun sequence:
- the LOC135976935 gene encoding maestro heat-like repeat-containing protein family member 1: MDDGSILEAISAVQNLLQSLDGSELTSVARKLIPLFDAVRPQVRSAAIMLFTELLNTVKRRQKPLLQEEVTRSLVPLLLHLQDEDPDVGKVSPAAMCSLVQQALTAPALLLGLSPEPPPKSEKSQPYPLTQASSLAFNGHTSGDVLWLPAATS; encoded by the exons atggatgatgggagtattctggaggccatctcagctgttcagaaccttctgcagagcctggatgggagtgagctcaccagcgtggccaggaagctaatccccttattcgatgct gtgagaccccaggtgcgctctgctgccatcatgctctttacagagttgcttaacacagtgaagaggaggcagaagcccctgctgcaggaggaagtgacccgcagcctggtcccactgctccttcacttacaggacgaggaccctgacgtgggcaaggtgagtcccgctgccatgtgctccctggtgcagcaggccctgactgctccagctctcctgctaggtctgtctccagagccgcctcccaaaagtgaaaaatctcagccctacccgcttacccaagcaagttccctggccttcaatggacacacaagtggagatgttttatggctcccagcagccacttcctaa